A region from the Parabacteroides sp. FAFU027 genome encodes:
- a CDS encoding peptidylprolyl isomerase: protein MKTAKIITEKGEMLVEFYEQDAPKTVANFIKLAKEGFYDGLTFHRVIPDFVIQGGCPDGTGAGGPGYSIPCELKGGNQYHDRGVLSMAHAGRNTGGSQFFICHSRTNTSHLDRQHTCFGKVVEGLEVIDLIRRGDKILKIEVSE, encoded by the coding sequence ATGAAAACGGCTAAGATTATTACCGAAAAAGGCGAGATGCTGGTTGAGTTTTACGAGCAGGATGCTCCTAAAACCGTAGCTAACTTTATCAAGCTGGCTAAAGAAGGATTTTACGATGGGTTGACTTTCCACCGTGTAATTCCTGATTTTGTGATTCAGGGCGGATGTCCTGACGGTACAGGAGCAGGTGGCCCCGGTTATTCTATCCCTTGTGAGCTGAAAGGTGGCAACCAGTACCACGACAGAGGCGTATTGTCCATGGCACATGCCGGACGCAATACCGGTGGTTCGCAGTTCTTCATCTGCCATTCGCGCACAAATACTTCTCATCTGGACCGTCAACACACTTGCTTTGGTAAGGTAGTGGAAGGTTTGGAAGTGATTGACCTGATTCGTCGGGGCGATAAGATTCTGAAAATCGAAGTGTCGGAATAA
- a CDS encoding family 43 glycosylhydrolase has product MNFKTKIMGITALLSLLLAGTLNAQTGKPFIHDPSTIMECDGKYYTFGTGSGGLISEDGWTWNGGAIRPGGGAAPDVIKIGDRYLIAYGSTGGGLGGGHDGKINTMWNKTLDPKSPDFKFTEPVVVASSANMEDNDAIDPGLLLDPTDGRLWLSYGTYFGFIRLVELDPKTGKRVEGNKAINIAIDCEATDLMYRDGWYYLLGTHGTCCDGPNSTYNIVVGRSRKVTGPYLDNMGRDMLEGGGKMVIAAGGRVTGPGHFGRWILGDGVEKLSCHFEADLDQGGRSVLGIRPLLWKNGWPVAGDNFKEGTYEIESERRGYALELVVDFTRMPGGMRGFGHNTDEPIKPVASQELADVIKTWPTGNISVRIGDYMFRPHQKWTITAVPYAGGCPGGPYYKIVIAGTDRALAATADAEVITVPTFTGAPEQLWRIDQLTDGTYRIMPKIVPNSKGQLALISSGDSTPTLGKFDMNSDNSKWNFKAH; this is encoded by the coding sequence ATGAACTTTAAAACTAAAATAATGGGCATAACAGCCCTGCTATCGTTACTGTTAGCCGGAACTTTGAACGCACAAACCGGGAAACCATTCATACATGATCCATCAACCATCATGGAGTGTGACGGGAAGTATTACACATTTGGTACAGGTAGCGGCGGATTAATATCCGAAGACGGTTGGACCTGGAACGGTGGTGCCATACGCCCAGGTGGAGGTGCAGCTCCGGATGTGATAAAAATCGGCGATCGATACCTTATTGCTTATGGCTCAACCGGTGGCGGACTGGGTGGCGGACACGATGGTAAAATAAATACCATGTGGAATAAAACTCTTGACCCTAAATCGCCAGATTTTAAGTTCACTGAACCCGTTGTAGTGGCTTCATCTGCCAATATGGAAGATAACGATGCCATTGATCCGGGACTTCTGCTCGATCCTACTGACGGCCGTTTGTGGTTGTCATACGGCACCTATTTCGGGTTTATTCGTCTTGTAGAGCTCGATCCGAAAACCGGGAAACGGGTAGAAGGTAACAAAGCCATCAATATTGCCATCGACTGCGAAGCTACCGATTTGATGTACCGCGATGGCTGGTATTACCTGTTAGGTACACACGGAACCTGCTGTGACGGTCCGAATTCAACCTATAATATCGTTGTCGGTCGTTCCAGAAAAGTTACAGGCCCTTACCTCGACAATATGGGACGCGATATGCTGGAAGGTGGCGGTAAAATGGTGATTGCTGCCGGAGGAAGAGTAACCGGACCGGGACATTTCGGTCGTTGGATACTGGGTGATGGTGTAGAAAAACTGTCGTGCCACTTCGAAGCCGATTTGGATCAGGGCGGCCGTAGCGTATTAGGCATTCGCCCACTGTTATGGAAAAACGGATGGCCTGTTGCCGGAGACAACTTCAAAGAAGGCACTTACGAAATTGAATCGGAAAGAAGGGGATATGCTTTGGAACTGGTAGTGGACTTTACAAGAATGCCGGGTGGCATGCGTGGATTCGGTCACAACACTGACGAACCGATCAAACCCGTTGCGTCGCAGGAGTTGGCCGATGTGATTAAAACCTGGCCGACCGGAAATATTAGTGTGAGAATCGGAGACTACATGTTCCGCCCTCATCAGAAATGGACAATCACAGCAGTTCCCTATGCAGGTGGATGCCCCGGAGGACCTTACTACAAAATAGTAATCGCAGGCACTGACCGTGCGTTGGCTGCAACTGCAGATGCAGAAGTAATAACGGTACCAACATTTACCGGTGCACCCGAACAATTGTGGCGCATCGATCAACTGACCGATGGAACTTACAGGATTATGCCTAAAATAGTTCCTAATTCGAAAGGACAACTGGCTTTGATTTCCTCGGGGGACAGCACACCCACTCTTGGCAAATTTGATATGAATAGCGACAATTCCAAATGGAATTTCAAAGCTCACTAA